The genomic window ACACTAGTCTTGCAAGTATCCTGATACTGTTGTCCTCAATTTCTATCAGCCCTGCTCCTTGACACGATGTACGATCGATTCGCCCAAATGTGTATCCTTCTTCACTTACAGATCTTTTTCGCTCATATGCTTTGGTATGAATACATTTGTTTGTGCGAGTGCATATGTCTTCTATTCTTTGCAATCTATCTTGAACAGAGGCTAAGTGACGCCAAGATGAAGGGCCTCTATGCCGACCTCAAAGTACAAGACAAAGAAGAGCTTGCCTGGAAGAAAATGGCGGGACAGGACAAGGAAGGCCTCAAGGAGGCTGAACTCCGAAGCAAGCTCAAAGGTATCTTACCACATCTTCAGCTTTGCAGGGTGACATGTAAATTGTGGATGCCCTAGCAGAGACGGGATGGCCAAACTGAAACGGCACTAAGCTACAAACTCTATGCGAATGAAACTTCGCATTGTGGTTCAGTACAATGCTGTAAGTTGGAACTTCTTTCATTGCTTCAACGTGAATGATTGGGTTTCTTTTGTAGCAGCTTGATTTatacatcaacatacattgatTCATTTTAACCTAGCCGTTTTTCACACCCTTTTACAACATAGTCACCAGTGTAGCCTTCTTTGAGACTGCCACAAATTGGATCATATCTTCCGAGAACCTCTCCCAAATAGAATAACCTGTCTGCGTGATCAAAGATCAATTAAACACAATGTGATCTTAATCTCATTATTAGTTGTCACGATCGAGCCTGGTTACCCTTTTTTATATTGTGGTCATTTTGTACCGGGCACATCTTTTCATTTGGTTACTTTGCTTGTGTATGCACCGCACTGATGTTCATAAGCTGATGTCTTTGTGCCTTTAGCAAGCTTACCAACGCGGTATTTCGCTGTTTTCCTGCACCTCCCCTCTTTGAATGTTCTATACATTCCTCGAGCAGATTGAAAATCAAGTGCTCTCAAGTTGTCTTCAAGCACTGTACATTTCATACAAATATTTAGTTACAAAAGCTAGACTGTCTGGATTAGTTTAGAAGCCCTTCTTGTGGAAGTTTTAATGTTCCGTAACAGTCAACCTAAACTGTAACTAGGAAGCTGTGGGCGCATGTTTAGGCTTGATGGTGTACTGACacaaaaatgtttctttttttttttttttttttttttgtcatattgaACATCCAGTCTCAAAAAGCCTCAAGCATGAGTGCACCATGAAAAAGTAATTACACTGCGTTTTCAAGAGCTCGTTTCGGTTTCTGCCGTACCCTGAAGTTGCAACACAGTATAGAGCTTCTCGTTGCATGTTTGTGGAAGATGTCGAAACATTTCCATGGCTGCTGCACTCCGTGGCTTTATCGGTGAAGCACAAGCCGCCATATTTAATGTTTTTTGTGATGCGGAAGTGACCATATTGAATGTCTTGGTGTGCAACTAGGCATACTGGCATGTGAAGGCACCTCAATTTATGACACTGCATCCTCGCGTAACTGTAGCGTCACTGTCAGTAGGTGCATGATGTGAAGATTGACTTCATTGTCAAAGTGAAATATTCTGTCTACGTTTACAGAGCTGGAATATTCTGTGGACATTTACAGAGCTTCGTCCTTCTACAGAGTCATCTCTGTATGCACTCAAACCTGATCGTAAGGAAATTAAATCTTTCAAGAAATTACTCCAGTCTCTAAAAGCCTCAAGCATGAGTGCACCATGAAAAAGTAATTACACTACATTTTCAAGAGCTCGTTTCGGTTTCTGCCGTACCCTGTAGTTGCAACACAGTATGGAGCTTCTCGTTGCATGTTTGTGGAAGATGTCAAAACATTTCCATGGCTGCTGCACTTCCTGGCTTTATTGGTGAAGCACAAGCCGCCATATTTAATGTTTTTCGTGATGCGGAAGTGACCATATTGAATGTTTGGGTGTACAACTAGGCATACTGGCATGTGAAGGCACCTCAGTTTAAGACACTGCGTCCTCGCGTAACAGTAGCGTCACTGTCAGTAGGTGCATGATGTGAAGATCGACTTCATTGTCAAAGTGAAATATTCTGTCTACGCTTACAGAGCTGGGATATTCTGTGGACATTTACAGAGCTTCGTCCTTCTACAGAGCCATCTCTGTATGCGCTCAAACCTCATCGTAACAAAGTTAAATCTTTCAAGAAATTAACTTCGTTAGAATTGGAATGTCACTGTAAAGgtgtattcctaacactatattgcAAGACTGTTCTTAACTTACTTTGTTATAAAGGATATTTTGATATATGCGAGTTTGTTTATCGAGGTTTCAGTGTGCAAAATATTTGTATGACAGGGTAGACTCTCCTTTTAAGTACAGCCTTAAGCACAGTCAACACACTCCGGTCACTTGAAGGTGCGATTCAAACTTTATCGCTTCCTCCTCGCAGCGATCGTGGACAAGTTTGACCTGTCCGACCAGTTCAAGCACCACCAGGAGGAGCCTCCCGAACACCCGAACGTGGCTCGCAAAGAAGGCTACATGTTCCGGGACAAGAAGCTCAACAAGCTCTGGATGAAAGTGCAAAAGGCGGGCCTTAGCGGTAGGTTATCCAATAGTTTCACTAAAAAGAACAGCTCTGTAGTGTGAATTGTGCTGTAGTAATTCTGCATGTACGACGCAATGCTGGAAGGTGTATTACCCTACACCCACCATGACACCCGAAAAGCCTCTTTGGCTGCTGTACAGTTTCATTGTGCTTTATGCCCACCAGCGAAAgctttaaaaatatatatactgGGTCCTACAAAAAAAGTGGATACATAACATTGCCTGCAAAAGATGTTCTTCCAAATTAGAACTGCTTTTAAAGCTCACTTTAGGACAGCTATGGCGGAAAATACAGAAATTAAAAAGAATTAACTCTTTATGGTGCCATAAAACTTGCCAACTTGCAAGCCTATCAGAACATGTTTGTGAAATCGCTGTAGGGAACCCtcaattaaaaatattttttcatatCGGGTGGGTTAAAGCAGCACACCTAAGACACACATGGACAAAAAAGAGCAAACTTATACAATGCTACAcggagacagaaagaaaaaaaacttataGAATTGACGTGTGAGGCTTTATACTCAGAAATTGCGTAATGGCATTGTCGTAACTACATGGAAAGCAATAATGAATAATAATACACATAAGCCACTGAGCTAtatgtgcaattttttttaaatatacgtGAAGTAGATGATGTCAAGTAAATAGGTCAAGTGATTCGAAAGCTTCATTGCCAaaaatgacatcattttttacAGTTGGTGTTGCATTTAGATAATAAAAAGTTGAAATTACGGGCAAGCCTAGGTGCCGTTAGTATGAGAGAGCAATCTAAATTGAATGAAACTATAGGCGGGCTGTTTGTTACAGTTTAAGGAAAAGAATAAATTATGGCAAAAAAACAAGATTCATGAAGAATAAAGTTAGCCTGAAGGAGTGAGGAAGCGTTGAAGAGTGAAAAGAACTACTGGTAACAATGTGAATAGCCTGGTTCTGAATGAGCCGAATGGAGAAGTGATGATTGCACTCGAATCTGGATATAACGAACAGCGATATAATGAAATGTTGGTTATGACAAAGTAAATTGAGTGTTAAAATACATATTCTTAGGAATATacttttataacgaatttttagATATAatgaactttttcttttttgctgcaaGATGCAACTTTGCTGTGACAAGGCTTGAGTGTTATATACACGTTTCTTCAGGATGTGATGCCATAAGTGATTTGACTATTTGGGATATGCAAATAGTGAAATTTAGAACGAAATCGAGTGTTAGTCAAATATACTAGTGATCACGAGTTTAAAGCAGAAATTCATCTCGTGATGAGTAAATAGTCAGACAGTACCATAAAAGCTTGAATTACATGCATCTTTGTAATGAATAAAACGAGAAATATGATACTTCAGTCTCTTAACTTTTTGTTCCTTCATGGTTTTTCTGTTGATGGTGATTAGTCAAAATGTTTCCcttcatgattttcttgttgatGGTGAATATACAAAAAGTTCAGTGACTATTCGGTAGTTTGAATATTTGTGCATGCTTAACACATTGTGACATACAGCACTTCCCAGCATGAGCTGAAGGTTTCAGTTCTGAGCAATATGAACTAGtaaaattgcagttacataccCCTTTGAGTGCACTAAACtagtaattgtagttttgtggcTAAGTGTGGTGCGCATTTACGTCTCCCACAGATCAAGAGCTGCGCACACTCAAGGAAGAATTCCAACACCATCAAGACAAGATTGACCAGTTCTATGCAACACAGGACAAAGATGAGAAGGACTTGGCCAGTGAGTACTGAAACAGGTGTTTCATTATGTGGACTTCTGTAGCTGCACTTTATTCACTTTGGCATTTGTGAAGTGGGGAATTTGTCAGTATGTGCTTTTTGTGTCTATTTGATATTATGGTCATTATGCACTAAATTGAGTGGAGCAATTGTGACTTTATTTAGCCAATAGTTAACCCGTATATGCCCAAACTTAGGAAAATTAACAAAATAATTCATTTCCACAAAATAATTTCTTCCATGACCTCAGAAAACAGAATAAggtttttattttaaaataaaaagcCTCTTTCAAACAATAATTTTGGAGCCGTCCTATATGTAGGGCACGAATGTTTGACACAtggcaaacaaaaaactttagCGCCTATCACTGTCATCCGGAAGTTACTGCACACCCAACAACTGAAGAACAATTTGACTGTATattacacatatatatatgtatatatatatatatatatatatatatatatatatatatatatatatatatatgtgtgtatatatgtgtatatatatgtgtatatatatgtgtatatatatgtgtatatatatgtgtatatatatgtgtatatatatgtgtatatatattctTGCGGTATGGCACTCGGCTACACGCACGCAAAATAGCCATTTTGTGACTGCAAGCATGCGGTAATTTATAGCCCAGCGATCACCTAGACTTGTGTGACGAGGACAGGGCTTCATAAACACATCTTAGGTGGCGCTACCTTTTTCACAGAAATGACATTCGAGTTACACTGAAAGCTCTTAGCGTCCTACATCTTGGACACTGGAAATATATGGGTTAACATTTAATGCCTTGGCAGCAGCTGAAACTTTGGCAGGAGACGACAGCTTTGCTTCATGCAGCATATTATATCACGCGTGCCATGGCAAAATTGCAGTTGCCGGCAGTGGGCGAGTTTTGTGGCAGCTTTCAGAGCTTTAATGGAATATTTTCGTACGGTGCATTTAGCACAGTAAACCTATTACTCTTACTTTTCGCCAAAAACTGCGTATTGTTGTGtgacttcagtggtttttgttAAGCCTACTTTGCCTGGCAGTTTGATGGTTAAGCCTAGCTTGCACTGTAGTTCAAGCTAAGCCTGACTTACCTTTGTGTGTGCTGCACCAGACGACGTGGAGCTGAACATGCTGAGCGAGGAGGAGCGGCAGAATGGTCTCCTGTCGGGAGACTTGGAGAAGCAGGGCCATGAGGCCCTGCTCGAGTCGTACCGCAAGCTCAACATCCGAGCCGAGGAGGCCTGGAAGCGCAAGGGCGGCTTCGCTGAGGACAAAGTGCAGCGGCTGTGGAAGCTCGCGCAGCAGGGAGACTTCTCGCCCGCGGAACTAGAATCTCTCAAGGTATGAACACTCTCACGAAAATTTGCCAGGTTCTAGCGCGAGAGAGAAAAACTCTGACTGCATTCGTGCAAGACAAACGAGCTGCAACAAGCAAATGCGCAGGTCCTGCATGAAAATGACCCTTTGAACTTCTCGTGCATGCTTTTTTGTCTCTGTAAGTCTGTCAAAGATGTGCAGACTTTACCCAAGTACCCGTAGATTTGTTTGTGGATCTAATTTTTACAATTGAGAGTTTAAAACTTCTTGAAGCTTTAATTATGCTCTCTTCACAAATTTCCGAGAGATATATTATGAAGGCAGAGGCACTGAAACTCTGCACACTTTTTGAAACTTCTAGTGTCATGTTCGATTGACTGATGAAATTGCAATGACTCCAAGGCATTCGAAGCTAAAAGGATGAAGTTTAGGCACATTCGTGCTCTACTTGTAATCCTGCGAGACATATTCATGAATTTAAAGTTCAAGAACACTAGCAGCATATGTAAACCATTTGTAATTTTCATAGTAAATGCTGCCTGGTTACATTGCCACCATCTGCTTTAAGTTCGCCAGTTAGTTCCAACGTAATCTTGTTATGTGGTTTGATGATGTACTGTATTCACATGTTTGAAAGTTGACTCAAATGTAGGTTGACATTTCTGAAATTGCACGGCGAAAGAACAAAGTGCCATCACACTTCATAACTCAAATTTAATTACGATATTGCTGAAAAACTTATTCCTGTGTTCGAAGGTGGCGTCATGGTAGCACTTCACAGCTATGCAGGAAAGCTAGAATCGCAGCATTATAAGGGgactgttttttttaaatgttccgTGAATCGTTGCTGAGGGTGCGGATTGCACACGAAAAAGTTAGGTATGCGTTAATGGTAGCCTAATGTAATATTGTCATAACCATGCCACAGCGTGCCTGATTTCTCAGTAGTTTCAGTTTCACTTGTCGTGCTCCATATTTGGTTTTTCAGATTTAGATAGAATGGGTCAAACCTGCAATTGTGTAAGTATGGAGTAAGCACTACAAATTTAGTTCCTCAAACCTATTGGGCCTCTGTGTGTGGCAGGAGGAGCTTCAACACTACGAGCATAGGATACGAAAGCTGGGTCACTTTCAGACCGAACTGGAACAGCATGGTGTTGACCCAAAGGCATCGCCAGACGAGGACCACGTCAAAACTCTCAAGCAACGTATCAAGCAATACAGCCACAAGGTACTAGCTCTTCCTTACTGACCTTGAATAGAGAACTAGTAAGTTGGTATGCTACTGTGTGGGTTCATACTCTGGATTCATACTGTCCGGCACTCTCAACAAAGATGTCGTGTGGCAGGCCATACCTAGGGCAGAGTGAAAGGTGCCTGAATATTTTATCGGGCGAACATAAGCGGTCATTGACACAAGTGAGGCCTCTGCACCTAGCTGATCATATTGCAGATGTCTGTGGACTCCCGCAAGGCGGCAAACgagttaagggggcagactggtctttgggaccaaaaagctACGAAAAAAATCGACTTCTAAAACTGACATATTTGTTTTTTGCAAGTATTtctctatctctctgcaaattctAACACACCACGAAGTGGTAACTTTTTTTAATGtcctaactgtccagattcttggtgctgttaacatacagaacctgcaaaaaaaaatggggaaccgacttcgAAGCTTATTCataatttgccggcacctgtgttagtacctctgctacgaatttatgagcaccttcatgaggattgcaaaacatgtgcaccatgattgttgctttttgaagaagctgtgcgtttttcagtttttttcattttttctaaaaagtaaatttacagctgttcaattttgaggcctcaatatctatgcagctagggcaggtacaacaataattcttttttcaGTGGCAACTTGTAtgtgtgtgtagaatgcaagtatgggagcaaaattaggagcacaagcctttttaataATTACTCAtaaaaattgtaacacaattccaactgcttttgaaaatggatagtttattttgctgtaaaataaccaagaaaggcctaaaaacaaaaactcttgcatactttcaatctatagtcattagtctatgttggcacaTATTAAATATCTctttaagccccgccgcggtggtctagtggctaatggtggtctagtggtggtctagtggtcggtggtctagtggctgctgacccgcaggtcgcgggttcgattcccggctgcagcggctgcatttccgatggaggcggaaatgttgtaggcccgtgtgctcagatttgggcgcacgttaaagaaccccaggtggtcgaaatttccggagccctccactacggcgtctctcataatcaaatggtggttttgggacgttaaaccccacaaatcaatcaatcaatcaaatatctctttaagcaatttttttatggtggccttaaacaataggaagtaagcttaagttatctcaggaacaagatgagttgcagtaaaactaattaaatatttgaagtcagctgaaaaaactgcataatcctgtACAGTTTGATCACGATCActtaagaaataaacaaaaagatgtctaagaccagtctgccgcCTTAGGGAACATTAAAACCACCTGTTTGTGGCAAGAAGCCACTAGGAAGTGAATATGGATTTCTCAAAAGTGAGCCTCTTACTTGCAAAAAAATTTGTCGCTGTctgggaatcgaacctggggccaACACCTTTCAGGGTTAGTCGCTCTACCAATAAAGCCAACCAGGAAGCCCAGAGTTGGAAGTGCGAAGGTCAACACATCAAGTCGAAGCACACGGGCACGAAATATTGAGAATTGGATTCCGCACAATTGATTCGCAATAATCTGTGCCAGCATGACTTCTTAAGGGTTCTGTTCAGTGTGCTTACAAGCATCCTCTCCTTGGTCAAATGGTTCTGAGCATGGACTTGTGTACATAATTGTTCGTACCTGCTGCATAAAACTGATGTGCTGCCACTGCCATTGTCTCCCAGGTCAACAAGGTACACCAGGATCTGGAAGGACGCATTCTTCAGCGACATCTGGAACTTTAAAGTGAGCTGTGTTTCTCACATTTTCAAAATTGTTGACACGTCTGCAGCGAAACATCAGTTTTCGGAGCATTTACTTCATATGCAAAATGTCCTAGTGTGACAGAAATGCGCCTTAGTAAAATCTGTCGTGAGATCACAACAGTCGTTGTTGGTGGCGTAGTTGTTCAGTGCCACCACCGATGTCCTTAATCACTATCGTGCACaatgcgaaagaaaaaaataagatcCAGGAATTGAGCGAGGTTTGAATCCAGGCCCCCCTGCGTGGTAGTctagtaccgtaattactcgaatctaacgtgcaccttttttccggttaagcgagttcataaatcacatgcgcgttagaatcgagtacgaacaaaaaaattacggtcaatctattgccatcggcaaatccaaaatggccgccccctacgtgcgtcggcacggCGCGTCGggcatttctgcctatgtgtttcccatgtgcggcacttcgtatgtgtgctgaggagttcgtcatctagtagtgcattagcatcgacggcgtggaagggctgactccgaaaactcgagtgcaccacgatgccgcttttaaaagaaaagtcatcgcgtgtgcagaaacggacggaaatcgggccacatcgcggtcgttcggagttcccgaaacatgcatgcgggaccggcggaaacaaaagcaaaagattgtcgacagcaaagcttcacgcaaaggcttcagtggaccacagcagggccggtttccgcaaattaaagacctgctcggcgagtatgtgcttgagcagcgagcggcacagcggcccgtgacgacagaactgctccaagtgcgggctatgcaattattCTTAGAAAAAGATCTAatgtggagccagtttaaagcgagcaggtgctggctaactaactttatgaagagggaAGGCTTTTCcgtccgaaggggaacatgcatatgcgaaacgTTTTGCGGAGGAATacaatgaaaagcttcacagttttcagaggttcgtcctaaacttctacctgcttgggcaaatcgggaatgccgatcagacacctctttacttcgacatgcctggcaccacaaccgtcgagaagggggcgaagcaagttcatgtgctgacatcggtccacggtaaaactacagtgacggcaatgatCTGTTACATGTCAGAtgagcacaagcttcgcccgtacctcatatttaaatggcaGACGCTCACGAAAGcggtcgttttttcgagtggtgtgatcgtgcgggccagcgagaaaagtgggtgcgcgttgcaatcgatgtcttaagttttttttttttttttcgcggtggaaatcgggtgcgcgttacaatcgagggcgcggtagaatcgagtaaatacggtatactaCTGCAGCGCCACACCATTGGTTTGCTTTCGCAAAAAGACCCTGTACGGCCATCGTTTTGGGCAAGGAATCATGATAGAAGATGCAGCATGGAATGGTAGAAGAGTAAAATGACACAGGCATAGGATGATGCAAACTGTGCAACGAGTGATGTGTTCAATGCTGGCTACAATTATAAAGGGCTCAACCATAATCTTCTAGCCTCATCAATCGCAGCGTCAAGAAAGTGCATGAAAAGTGTTAGGACGTACTACACGAAACTAGCAGGAAAGTCGCAGCGATGGCTAGAAGAACCGCCTTTCTAAAGACCGTTCTAACCTCTTAAAACAACTGGTACAAGCACATTTGCAAGGTATCAACTAAGCCATGAATCGTAATTTTTGTGAACTAAGGAAGCACCCATTACGCTAATATTAGTCTTTCTGTGGACGTGCCCGCTATGCATCTCTAAGGAATTATGTGCACATTGTTAATTTTACACACGGCTGATGACAATGAATTATGGTCAAGCCCTTTGCAGCGCGTGAGAAGCTTGAAACCTCGCACTCATCGTACAGTTAGCATTGCGTGATGCCTTGTTGGTATTTTACTCTTCCGTTACCCTATACaatcaaacctc from Rhipicephalus microplus isolate Deutch F79 chromosome 7, USDA_Rmic, whole genome shotgun sequence includes these protein-coding regions:
- the LOC119180056 gene encoding alpha-2-macroglobulin receptor-associated protein; the encoded protein is MFREVVYLGVVLVSASCLAGAHSGNKYSEAMNKVGPPPPANAEKKPFRMHKLNLIWEKAQKRLSDAKMKGLYADLKVQDKEELAWKKMAGQDKEGLKEAELRSKLKAIVDKFDLSDQFKHHQEEPPEHPNVARKEGYMFRDKKLNKLWMKVQKAGLSDQELRTLKEEFQHHQDKIDQFYATQDKDEKDLANDVELNMLSEEERQNGLLSGDLEKQGHEALLESYRKLNIRAEEAWKRKGGFAEDKVQRLWKLAQQGDFSPAELESLKEELQHYEHRIRKLGHFQTELEQHGVDPKASPDEDHVKTLKQRIKQYSHKVNKVHQDLEGRILQRHLEL